In the Streptomyces cinnamoneus genome, CGGGAGTTCACGCTGGGGCGCCGCAGCCGGCTCCTGGAGGAGCTGGCGGCGGAGAGCGGTCCGGCCGCCGTGGCGGGCGTCCCCGAGGAGAGCGCGGAGGAGAGGGACGAACCGGCGTCGCTGCGTGAGCGGCTCGCCCGGTCGGCCCCGGCCGAGCGCGAGCAGCTGCTGCTGCACCTGGTCCGCGCCGGGACGGCCGACGTGCTGGGGCACGACTCCCCGGCGGCCGTCCGGCCGGGACGGGGCTTCCTCGAACTGGGCCTGGACTCGCTGATGGCGGTGCGGCTGCGCAACGGCCTCAACGCCGCCACCGGGCTCCGGCTGCCGACCACGGTGATCTTCGACTATCCGACGCCCGCCAAGCTGGCCGGTCATCTGGAGACGGCGTTGCGTACGGGCGGGGGCGACGGCACGGACGAGGGGGCGGCCGGGGAGGCGGCGGCCGGGGACATGGAGCGGATCGACGAGCTGGACGCCGAGGCGCTCGTCCGCATGGCGCGGGAGCAGGTGGAGTCGTGATGGGGGCGGACAAGGGTGGTAAGGGCATGACGAACACGTCCGGTGAAGCGGTCGTCGAGGCGCTGCGGGACTCCCTCAAGGAGATCGCCCGGCTGCGGAAGCAGAACGAGCGGCTGGCCACCGCGCGCGAGCCCGTCGCGATCGTCGCGACGAGCTGCCGGTTCCCCGGTGGTGTGCGCACCCCGGAGGAGCTGTGGCGGATGCTCGCCGCCGGTGAGGACGCGGTGTCCGGCTTCCCGGCCGACCGGGGCTGGGACCTGGACGCCCTGTACGACACCGACGCCGGCCGGTCGGGCACGTCGTACGTGCGCCACGGCTGCTTCCTGCACGACGTCGCCGACTTCGACGCCGGCTTCTTCGGCATCAGCCCCCGCGAGGCCACCGCCATGGACCCCCAGCAGCGGCTGCTGCTGGAGACCTCGTGGGAGGCGTTCGAGCGGGCCGGCATCGACCCGGCCGGGCTGCGGGGCAGCCGCACGGGCGTGTTCGTCGGCAGCAACGGCCAGGAGTACGGCCAGATCGCTGAGAAGGCCCCGAACGACGAGCTCGAAGGGCACGTGGGCACCGGCAGCGCGGCCAGCGTCGCCTCCGGCCGGATCGCCTACAGCTTCGGCCTGGAGGGGCCCGCGATCACCGTGGACACGGCGTGCTCGTCGTCGCTGGTCGCTCTGCACCTGGCGGTGCGGGCGCTGCGCGACGGCGAGTGCGACCTGGCTCTGGCGGGCGGGGTGCGCGTCCTCGCCACCCCGGCGCCGTTCGTCGAGCTGAGCCGGCAGGGCGCCCTGTCCCCCGACGGCCGGTGCAAGGCCTTCGCGGCGGGCGCCGACGGTGCCGGATGGGCCGAGGGAGCCGGCATGCTCCTGGTCGAGCGGCTCGCGGACGCGCGCAGGCTGGGGCATCCGGTGCTGGCGGTCGTCCGGGGTTCGGCCGTGAACCAGGACGGGGCCAGCAGCGGTCTGACCGCGCCCAACGGGCCCGCGCAGCAACGGGTGATCCGGCAGGCGCTGGCCGGCGCCGGGCTCACCGCGGCCGACGTGGACGCCGTCGAGGCCCACGGCACCGGCACCCGCCTCGGCGACCCCATCGAAGCACAGGCACTCCTCGCCACCTACGGCCAAGACCGCCCCACCGACCACCCCCTCTGGCTCGGCTCCGTCAAATCCAACATCGGCCACACCCAAGCCGCCGCCGGCGTCGCCGGCGTCATCAAAATGGTCGAGGCCATGCGCCACGGGCTGCTGCCCGCGACGCTGCACGTCGACCGGCCCACCCCGCACGTGGACTGGTCGGCCGGTGCGGTGAAGCTGCTGTCCGAGCCGGTGCCGTGGCGGTCCGACGGACGGCCCCGACGGGCGGGCGTGTCGTCCTTCGGCATCAGCGGCACCAACGCCCACGTCATCCTCGAAGAGGCACCGGAGAGCGAGGACGGCCCGGCCGGGGACACCGGTGGCCGGCCCGCCGGCCTGGCCCTGAGCCCGCTGTCGGCCCGGACCGAGGCGGCCCTGCGCGCGCAGGCGGCCCGCCTGCGCCAGGCCGTGGACGCCGATCCCGGCCTGGCCGTCCACGACGTCGCGCACTCGCTGGCCACGGGCCGTACCGTCTTCGAACAGCGGGCGGTCGTCCTGGCCGACAGCCGGGACGGACTGCTGGAGGGACTGGCGGCGCTGGCCGGCGACCGGCCGCTGCCGACCGTGGTCCAGGGGGCGGCGGAGGGCGACCACCGCGCGGTGTTCGTCTTCCCCGGCCAGGGCTCCCAGTGGGCTGGCATGGCGGTCGGACTCCTCGCGGAGTCACCGGTGTTCGCCGCCCGCATGCAGGAGTGCGCCCGGGCTCTCGCACCCCATGTGGACTGGTCGCTGACCGACGTCCTGCACGACGCCGGGGCGTTGGAGCGCGTCGACGTCGTCCAGCCGGCGCTGTGGGCGGTCATGGTGTCGCTGGCCGCGCTCTGGCGCTCGTACGGCGTGGAACCCGCCGCCGTGGTGGGCCACTCCCAGGGCGAGATCGCCGCCGCGTGCGTGGCGGGCGGCCTCTCCCTGGAGGACGGCGCGCTGGTGGTGGCGTTGCGCAGCAAGGCCCTGACGGCGCTGTCCGGCCAGGGCGGCATGGTCTCCGTGGCGCTCGGCGAGGAGGAGGTGCGGCGGCGTGTCCGGCGGTGGGGCGAGCGGCTGTCGGTGGCGGCGGTCAACGGGCCGCACGCCACCGTGGTCTCCGGCGCCCCCGACGCGCTGGAGGAGCTGCGGGCCGACTGCGAGTCGGCGGGGGTGCGCGCCCGTCGGATACCCGTCGACTACGCGTCGCACTCGGCGCAGGTGGAGCTGATCCGCGAGGAGCTGCTGGCGCTGCTGGCACCGGTCGCGCCCCGCACGGGCTCGGTGGCGTTCTTCTCCACGGTGACCGGTGAGACCGTCGACACCGCCACGCTGGACGCCGGTTACTGGTACCGCAACCTGCGCGAGACCGTGCGGTTCGGTGACGCCGTGCTGACGCTGGCCGGCCAGGGCCACGAGGTGTTCGTCGAGGCGAGCCCGCACCCGGTGCTCCAGGCGGCCATCCAGGAGGCTTCCGACGAGGTGCCCGGCGCCTCGCTGGCCGTGGTGGGCTCGCTGCGGCGGGACGCGGGCGGCCTGGACCGCTTCCTGACCTCGGTGGCGGAGGCCCACGTGCGGGGCGTCGAGGTGGACCGGGCGGCGGTGTTCGGCGGCCCCGGCGCGCGCCGGGTGGACCTGCCGACGTACGCCTTCGAGCGGCGGCGCCACTGGGCCGAGGCGGGCCCGGCGACCGGTGACGTGTCCGCGGCGGGTCTGGAGCCCGCCGGGCATCCGCTGCTGGGTGCGGCGGTCCCGCTGCCCGGCAGCGGCGGGGTGCTGTTCACCGGCAGGCTGTCGGCTCGGACGCACCCCTGGCTGGCCGATCACGTGGTGGCCGGTTCCGTGCTGCTGCCCGGCACGGCGTTCGTCGAGCTCGCGCTGCGGGCCGGTGAGGAGGCCGGCTGCGGCCGGCTCGACGAACTGACCCTCGCCGCCCCGCTGGTCCTCGACGAAGAGGCCGCCACGTGCGTGCAGGTGGCGGTGGACGGCGCCGACGAGGACGGCCGCCGGCCCCTCGCGGTGTACGCGCGGAGTGCCGACGCGGGGGACGAGGAGGAGTGGACCTGTCACGCGACCGGTGTCCTGTCGCCCGTCACCGGGCACGACCGGGCCGCCGCGGCGGAGACGTCCGCCTGGCCCCCCGCGGACGCCGGACCGGTGGCCCTCGACGGGCTCTACGACCGGATCGCCGGCACCGGCATCGAGTACGGCCCGGTGTTCCGGGGGCTGCGGGCGGCCTGGCGGCGCGGCGACGAGGTGTTCGCCGAGGTGCGGCTGCCGGAGGAGGAGCACGCCGCGGCGGCCCGGTTCGGGCTGCACCCGGCGCTGCTGGACGCGGCCCTGCACGCCGTCGGGCTGGGCGCGGTGCGCGACGCCGGGGACGGGCTGCTGCCGTTCCTGTTCAGCGGCGTCCGTCTGCACGCCGTGGGCTCCACGGCGCTGCGCGTCCACCTGGCCCCCGCCGGCACGGACGCGGTGCGGCTGACGGTGACCGACGGCTCCGGACTGCCGGTCGCCACGGTGGACTCGCTCGTGCTGCGGCCCGTTCCGCACGAGAAGCTGCGGTCCCGCGGCGGGCCGCGCGACGCGCTGTTCCGCCTCGACTGGCCGGAGTTCGAGCCGCCCGCCCCGGGCGAGCCCACCGCCGTCGTCCTGGGCGACGACCACCTGGGGCTCGCCGGCGTCCTCGGCCTGCCGTCCCACCCGGATGTGGCGGCGCTCGCCGAGGCCGCCGGGACGGCGCCACCGGACCTGGCCGTCGTGTCGTTCCCCGGCGCCGGGGAACGGCTCGCCGAGTCGGCCCGCGCGGCCACCGCCCGGGCCCTGGAGCTGCTCCAGGCGTGGCTGGCCGACGAACGGCTCGCCGGCACCCGGCTGGCGGTCGTCACCCGGGGCGCGGTGGCCGTGCGGGACGGCGAGGACGTCCCCGGCCTCGCGGCGGCGCCCGTACGGGGGCTCGTACGCTCGGCGCAGGCCGAACACCCCGGCCGCTTCGCGCTCGTCGACCTCGACGGTCACGACGCCTCCCCGCACGCCCTGCTCGCCGCCGCCCTCTCCGACGAGCCCCAGACCGCGGTCCGCGCCGGGGCCGTGCACGTGGCGCGCCTCGCCCGGGCCGCGGCCGCGGCCGACGCGCCGCCCGTCCTGCCCGAGCCGGACGGCACGGTGCTCGTCACCGGCGGCACCGGCCTGCTGGGCGGCTTCGTCGCCCGGCACCTCGTCTCCGCGCACGGCGCCCGGCACCTGCTGCTCGTCGGCCGGCGCGGCGAGGCGGCCCCCGGCATGAGCGAACTCGTCGCGGAACTGCGGGAGTCAGGCGCCTCCGTGACGGTGGCCGCCTGCGACGTCACCGACCGGGCGGCGCTCACCGCCGTACTGGCGGCGGTTCCCGCCGCGCACCCCCTCACCGCCGTGGTGCACGCGGCGGGCGTGCTCGACGACGGCGTCCTCACCTCGCTGACGCCCGAACGCCTGGACGCCGTGCTGCGCCCCAAGGTCGACGCGGTGCTCCTGCTGCACGAGCTGACGCGTGAGGCGCCCCTCTCGGCGTTCGTGCTGTTCTCCTCCGCCACCTCCACGTTCGGCGGGCAGGGCCAGGCCGACTACGCGGCCGCCAACGCCTTCCTCGACGCGCTGGCGCAGGCCCGGCGGGCCGCCGGCCTGCCGGCGCGGTCGCTGGCGTGGGGCCTGTGGGAGCAGCGCAGCGAGATGTCCGCCCACGTCGGCACCGCCGACCTGGCGAGGATGGGGCGCGCCGGGGCGCTGACGCTCGGCAGGGAGGACGGCCTGGCGCTGTTCGACGCCGCCCTGTCCGTCGACGAGGCGCTGCTGGTGCCCGCCCGCGTCGACCTGCGCGGCCTGCGCCGCTCCGGCGGGCCCGTGCACCCGCTGCTGCGGGCGCTGCTGCCGGCGCCGGTCCGGCGGGCCGTCACCGCGGACGGCACTGACGGCGGCGGGTCGGAGCTGGTGGAGCGGCTGCGCGGGCTGCCCGACGCCGAGCGGCGGGAGCGGCTGACCGAGCTGGTGCGGGCCCACGCGGCCGCGGTGCTCGGCCACGCGGAGGCCGACGCCGTCGGCCCGGACCGGGCGTTCAAGGACGTGGGCTTCGACTCGCTCACCGCGGTCGAGCTGCGCAACAGGCTGCACGCGGCGACCGGTGTCCGGCTCCCCGCGACCCTCGTCTTCGACCACCCCACCCCGGTGGCCCTGGCGGGCTTCCTGACCGAGCGGGTGCTGGGCTCGGCTCCGCGCGCCCTGGCGCCCGTGGCGGCGGGGTCGGGCGCGGCGGACGGGGAGCCGGTCGCGGTCGTGGCGATGAGCTGCCGGTTCCCCGGCGGCGTGCGTTCCCCGGAGGACCTGTGGCAGCTGGTCGCCTCGGACGGCGACGCCATGTCCGCCTTCCCCGACGACCGCGGCTGGGACCTCGCCGGGCTGGGCGGGGCGGACGGTGACGGCCGGGGCGTCGAGGGCGGTTTCCTGCTCGACGCCGCCGAGTTCGACCCCCTCTTCTTCGGGATCAGCCCGCGTGAGGCCCTCGCCATGGACCCGCAGCAGCGGCTGCTGCTGGAGACCTCGTGGGAGGCCGTCGAGCGGGCCGGCATCGTGCCGGCCTCGCTGCGGGGCAGCCGCACGGGGGTGTTCGTCGGCGCGATGTACCAGGACTACCTGCTGCGGCTGCGCAACGCGCCGGAGGAGGCCGAGGGCTACCTGGGCACGGGCGGCTCGGGGAGCGTCATCTCCGGGCGGATCTCCTACGCGCTCGGCCTGGAGGGGCCGGCGGTCACGGTCGACACGGCGTGCTCGTCGTCGCTGGTGGCCCTGCACCTGGCCGCGCAGGCGCTGCGGAGCGGGGAGTGCGAGCTGGCGCTGGCCGGCGGGGTGGCCGTCATGGCGACCGTCGACCTGTTCACCGAGTACCGGCGCCAGCAGGCGCTGTCGCCGTCGAGCCGCTGCAAGGCCTTTGCGGACGGCGCGGACGGCGCCGCCTTCGGTGAGGGGGTGGGCATGGTGCTGCTGGAGCGGCTGTCCGACGCACACCGCAACGGCCACCATGTCCTCGCGGTCATACGCGGCTCCGCCGTCAACCAGGACGGCGCCTCCAACGGCCTCACCGCCCCCAACGGGCCGTCTCAGGAACGCGTCATCCACGCCGCCCTCACCAACGCCCGCCTCACCCCCGCCGACGTCGACGCCGTCGAAGCCCACGGCACCGGCACCCGCCTCGGCGACCCCATCGAAGCACAGGCACTCCTCGCCACCTACGGCCAGAACCGCCCCACCGACCACCCCCTGTGGCTCGGCTCCCTCAAGTCCAACATCGGCCACGCACAGGCCGCCGCCGGCATCGGCGGCGTCATCAAGATGGTCGAGGCCATGCGCCACGGCACCCTCCCCCGCACCCTCCACGTCGACCAGCCCACCACGCAGGTGGACTGGTCCGCGGGCGCGGTGGAGGTGCTCACCGAGGCCCGGCCCTGGCCCGAGACCGGCCGCCCCCGCCGCGCCGCCGTCTCCTCCTTCGGCGTCAGCGGCACCAACGCCCACCTCATCCTCGAACACACACCCGAGGAGGAGACCGCCGCGCCGGCGGAGGCCGACCGGGACGGCAGCCCCGTCCCCCTCGTGCTGTCGGCCCGGACCGCGACCGGACTGCGCGACCAGGCCGCACGCCTGCACACCCACCTCACCGAACGGCCCGCGGCGCGGCTCACGGACGTCGCCCACGCACTGGCCACGTCCCGGACCCACTTCGAACACCGGGCCGTGATCCCGGCCGGGGACCGGGACGAGGCCGTCGGAGGGCTCGAAGCGCTGGCGACCGACGGCGAGTTCCCCGGCCTGCTGCGCGCGAGGGCGGCGGACGGCCAGAAGGTGGTGTTCGTCTTCCCGGGCCAGGGCGCGTACTGGCCCGCGATGGCCGCCGAACTGCTGCGCACGTCACCGGTGTTCGCGGAGAAGGCGGGTGAGTGCGCCGCCGCGCTGGAGGCCCACCTGGACTGGTCGGTGCTCGACGTCCTGTCCGGGGCCGTGGAGGCGCCGCCCGCACACCGGTCGGACATGATCCAGCCGCTGCTGTTCGCGGTCACCGTCTCCCTCGCCGCCCTGTGGCGCTCGTACGGCGTGGAGCCGTCGGCCGTGGTGGGCCACTCGCAGGGCGAGGTGGCGGCGGCACACGTCGCGGGCGCCCTGTCCCTGGAGGACGCCGCCCGTGTGGTGGCCCTGCGCAGCCGGGCCCTGCTGAGCCTGGTCGGGCACGGCGGGATGGCGGCCGTGGCGGAGCCCCGGGAGGAGCTGGAGGCCCGGCTGGAGCGGTGGCGGGGCAGGTTGTCCGTCGCCGCCGTGAACTCCCCCCGGTCGGCGACGGTGACCGGCTCGTCGGACGCCCTGGACGAGCTGCTGGAGGAGCTGGAGGCCGCGGGCGTCCGCGCCCGGCGCATCCGCGGCGCCGACGGGGCCGGCCACTCCGCCCAGGTGGACACTCTGCGCGCGCACCTGCTGGACGTGCTGGCGCCGGTGACTCCGCACCCGTCGGCCGTCCCCTTCTACTCCACCGTGTACGGCGAGCCGGTCGACACCGCCGGCCTGGACGCCGAGTACTGGTTCCTCAACGCGCGCCGGCCCGTGGAGTTCGAGCGGACCACGCGCGCGCTGACGGCCGCCGGGTTCCGTACGTTCGTCGAGGTCAGCCCGCACCCGTTGCTCAGCACGCCGCTGCAGGAGTCCGCCGACGACGTCGACGTCGCCGTGGTGGGCTCGCTGCGGCGCGACGAGGGCGGCCCGGAGCGGTTCCTGGCGTCGGTGGCGGAGGCCCACGCCCGGGGCGTCCGCCTGGACTGGTCCGCGGTGTTCGCGGGCCAGGACGCCCGGTGGACGGACCTGCCGACGTACGCGTTCGAGCGGACGCACCTGTGGCTGCACGACGGGGAGCCGGCCGGCGACGTGGCCTCCGTGGGTCTCGACCCGGCCGGCCACCCCTTGCTGGGAGCGGGCGTCGAGCTGCCGGACACCGGCGGGTACCTGTTCACCGGCCGGCTGTCGCTGCGCGGCCACCCGTGGCTGGCCGACCACGGCAGTCCGGACGTGGCGCTCCTGGCCGGCACCGCCTTCGTGGAGCTGGCGCTGCGCGCGGCGGAGCGGACGGGCTGCTCGGGCGTCGAGGAACTGACGCTGCACCAGCCACTGTTGCTGCCCGAGCAGGACGCCGTGCGGCTGCGTGTCGTCGTCGGCGGCGCCGACGACGCCGGCCG is a window encoding:
- a CDS encoding SDR family NAD(P)-dependent oxidoreductase; the encoded protein is MRTPEELWRMLAAGEDAVSGFPADRGWDLDALYDTDAGRSGTSYVRHGCFLHDVADFDAGFFGISPREATAMDPQQRLLLETSWEAFERAGIDPAGLRGSRTGVFVGSNGQEYGQIAEKAPNDELEGHVGTGSAASVASGRIAYSFGLEGPAITVDTACSSSLVALHLAVRALRDGECDLALAGGVRVLATPAPFVELSRQGALSPDGRCKAFAAGADGAGWAEGAGMLLVERLADARRLGHPVLAVVRGSAVNQDGASSGLTAPNGPAQQRVIRQALAGAGLTAADVDAVEAHGTGTRLGDPIEAQALLATYGQDRPTDHPLWLGSVKSNIGHTQAAAGVAGVIKMVEAMRHGLLPATLHVDRPTPHVDWSAGAVKLLSEPVPWRSDGRPRRAGVSSFGISGTNAHVILEEAPESEDGPAGDTGGRPAGLALSPLSARTEAALRAQAARLRQAVDADPGLAVHDVAHSLATGRTVFEQRAVVLADSRDGLLEGLAALAGDRPLPTVVQGAAEGDHRAVFVFPGQGSQWAGMAVGLLAESPVFAARMQECARALAPHVDWSLTDVLHDAGALERVDVVQPALWAVMVSLAALWRSYGVEPAAVVGHSQGEIAAACVAGGLSLEDGALVVALRSKALTALSGQGGMVSVALGEEEVRRRVRRWGERLSVAAVNGPHATVVSGAPDALEELRADCESAGVRARRIPVDYASHSAQVELIREELLALLAPVAPRTGSVAFFSTVTGETVDTATLDAGYWYRNLRETVRFGDAVLTLAGQGHEVFVEASPHPVLQAAIQEASDEVPGASLAVVGSLRRDAGGLDRFLTSVAEAHVRGVEVDRAAVFGGPGARRVDLPTYAFERRRHWAEAGPATGDVSAAGLEPAGHPLLGAAVPLPGSGGVLFTGRLSARTHPWLADHVVAGSVLLPGTAFVELALRAGEEAGCGRLDELTLAAPLVLDEEAATCVQVAVDGADEDGRRPLAVYARSADAGDEEEWTCHATGVLSPVTGHDRAAAAETSAWPPADAGPVALDGLYDRIAGTGIEYGPVFRGLRAAWRRGDEVFAEVRLPEEEHAAAARFGLHPALLDAALHAVGLGAVRDAGDGLLPFLFSGVRLHAVGSTALRVHLAPAGTDAVRLTVTDGSGLPVATVDSLVLRPVPHEKLRSRGGPRDALFRLDWPEFEPPAPGEPTAVVLGDDHLGLAGVLGLPSHPDVAALAEAAGTAPPDLAVVSFPGAGERLAESARAATARALELLQAWLADERLAGTRLAVVTRGAVAVRDGEDVPGLAAAPVRGLVRSAQAEHPGRFALVDLDGHDASPHALLAAALSDEPQTAVRAGAVHVARLARAAAAADAPPVLPEPDGTVLVTGGTGLLGGFVARHLVSAHGARHLLLVGRRGEAAPGMSELVAELRESGASVTVAACDVTDRAALTAVLAAVPAAHPLTAVVHAAGVLDDGVLTSLTPERLDAVLRPKVDAVLLLHELTREAPLSAFVLFSSATSTFGGQGQADYAAANAFLDALAQARRAAGLPARSLAWGLWEQRSEMSAHVGTADLARMGRAGALTLGREDGLALFDAALSVDEALLVPARVDLRGLRRSGGPVHPLLRALLPAPVRRAVTADGTDGGGSELVERLRGLPDAERRERLTELVRAHAAAVLGHAEADAVGPDRAFKDVGFDSLTAVELRNRLHAATGVRLPATLVFDHPTPVALAGFLTERVLGSAPRALAPVAAGSGAADGEPVAVVAMSCRFPGGVRSPEDLWQLVASDGDAMSAFPDDRGWDLAGLGGADGDGRGVEGGFLLDAAEFDPLFFGISPREALAMDPQQRLLLETSWEAVERAGIVPASLRGSRTGVFVGAMYQDYLLRLRNAPEEAEGYLGTGGSGSVISGRISYALGLEGPAVTVDTACSSSLVALHLAAQALRSGECELALAGGVAVMATVDLFTEYRRQQALSPSSRCKAFADGADGAAFGEGVGMVLLERLSDAHRNGHHVLAVIRGSAVNQDGASNGLTAPNGPSQERVIHAALTNARLTPADVDAVEAHGTGTRLGDPIEAQALLATYGQNRPTDHPLWLGSLKSNIGHAQAAAGIGGVIKMVEAMRHGTLPRTLHVDQPTTQVDWSAGAVEVLTEARPWPETGRPRRAAVSSFGVSGTNAHLILEHTPEEETAAPAEADRDGSPVPLVLSARTATGLRDQAARLHTHLTERPAARLTDVAHALATSRTHFEHRAVIPAGDRDEAVGGLEALATDGEFPGLLRARAADGQKVVFVFPGQGAYWPAMAAELLRTSPVFAEKAGECAAALEAHLDWSVLDVLSGAVEAPPAHRSDMIQPLLFAVTVSLAALWRSYGVEPSAVVGHSQGEVAAAHVAGALSLEDAARVVALRSRALLSLVGHGGMAAVAEPREELEARLERWRGRLSVAAVNSPRSATVTGSSDALDELLEELEAAGVRARRIRGADGAGHSAQVDTLRAHLLDVLAPVTPHPSAVPFYSTVYGEPVDTAGLDAEYWFLNARRPVEFERTTRALTAAGFRTFVEVSPHPLLSTPLQESADDVDVAVVGSLRRDEGGPERFLASVAEAHARGVRLDWSAVFAGQDARWTDLPTYAFERTHLWLHDGEPAGDVASVGLDPAGHPLLGAGVELPDTGGYLFTGRLSLRGHPWLADHGSPDVALLAGTAFVELALRAAERTGCSGVEELTLHQPLLLPEQDAVRLRVVVGGADDAGRRPVSVYARVEGTPADVPWTKHADGVLGRDGHGRPLDLTAWPPQGARPVDVEGLYERFADGGIVYGPSFRGLRAVWRRGDEMFAEVRLPQEERDSSDRYGLHPALFDAALHTLGLGAPVPGAGEGRNLLPFAWRGIALHATGAAGLRVRVAPDGEGGVSVHAADEAGGPVLSVDSLVLRPASAELLRPGGDALHDSLFRLTWTPVAPAEADEEAGWAVAGPDSWGLAEALRAAGTPVAGHADGRALAEAVAAGEAVPDVVLVPFPAGPDDGDDVAGTALEMTGRALALAQEWLSGERFADSRLVVVTRGAVATAPGEPAPDPVLAPVWGLLRSAQSENPGRIVLVDLDADGSSHRALPGALATGEPQLAIRAGRPLAFRLARAATSTALTLPSDTASWRLTPSADGTLEELSLGNGPDTGTPLADGEVRVAVRAAGLNFRDALIALDMYPGGDARLGSEGAGIVLETGPGVTALRPGDRVMGLLPGSFASTAIADQRTLVRIPEGWSYVKAASVPLVFLTAYYGLVDLAGLRAGESVLVHAAAGGVGMAATQLARHLGAEVYGTASRGKWDALRDLGFDDDHLGSSRDPGFEPRLRAATGGRGVDVVLNSLTGELVDASLHLLGPGGRFLEMGRADLRDPAAVAAGHDGVRYQAYDLSEAGMDRIHEMLIHVVDLLERGVLTPLPVRAWDLRHAKDAFRFLSQARHVGKMVLTVPRRLDPSGTVLITGGTGTLGGLVARHLVTRHGARHLVLAGRRGADAPGVAALAAELAGHGAELTLAACDVSDRGDVAKLLAGIPDGRPLTAVVHAAGALDDGVIDTLTPDRLDRVWYPKAEAAVHLHELTRDSDLSAFVLFSSSAGTFGGPGQGNYAAANAFLDAFAQARRAAGLPATSLAWGLWEERSEGTAALDDTDLTRIGRGGMAPLPTDEALALFDTGTDHADAVLLTARLHLAPLREQPLESVPPALRGLVRGRLRAAAGAQASEGGGTLADSLAGLPAHKQHGVLLQLVLRHVAAVLGHDSPDTVPADRSFKEQGFDSLTAVELRNRLATAVDLRMPATLVFDHPSPAALATYLRDLLVPEEPSGVETVLGELDRLATELDAFAEDDEARDAIAVRLQALTARWNATDTATATEDALESATDDELFDMVDKHLG